Proteins from one Micrococcales bacterium genomic window:
- a CDS encoding DUF4191 domain-containing protein, with product MARKDGSPGRLAQIRQTYQMTKQSDPRIGWILLGWFLLPIVIAAAICALIGSWWLMLVGVSTGLLAASIVLGRRAERAAYSQIEGQPGAAAAVLNTLGKGWFVTPAVAVTKNQDIVHRVIGRPGVILVGEGNGSRVSNLLRTEQKREARFVPDIGFHEYAMGREEGQVPINRLVKTIRKLPKTLSPGQVTEVRRRLEALSNQPLPMPKGPIPKSTRAMRPPRR from the coding sequence ATGGCACGTAAGGACGGCTCCCCCGGACGTCTGGCGCAGATCCGCCAGACCTATCAGATGACCAAGCAGTCCGATCCCCGGATCGGCTGGATCCTGCTGGGCTGGTTCCTCCTGCCCATCGTCATCGCGGCGGCGATCTGCGCCCTGATCGGTAGTTGGTGGCTCATGCTCGTCGGCGTGAGCACCGGCCTGCTGGCAGCGTCCATCGTGCTCGGTCGCCGCGCGGAGCGCGCCGCGTACAGCCAGATCGAGGGGCAGCCCGGAGCCGCGGCCGCCGTGCTGAACACGCTGGGCAAGGGCTGGTTCGTCACTCCGGCGGTGGCGGTCACGAAGAACCAGGACATCGTCCACCGGGTCATCGGCCGCCCCGGGGTGATCCTCGTGGGTGAGGGCAACGGCTCGCGGGTGAGCAACCTGCTGCGCACCGAGCAGAAGCGCGAGGCCCGGTTCGTGCCGGATATCGGCTTCCACGAGTACGCGATGGGTCGCGAAGAAGGCCAGGTCCCCATCAACCGCCTGGTGAAGACCATCCGCAAACTGCCGAAGACCTTGTCCCCGGGGCAGGTCACCGAAGTCCGCCGCCGACTCGAGGCGCTGAGCAACCAGCCGCTGCCGATGCCGAAGGGCCCCATCCCCAAGTCGACGCGCGCAATGCGACCCCCGCGTCGCTGA
- the lipA gene encoding lipoyl synthase, which translates to MATPSPDGRKLLRLEVRNAEVPIERKPPWIKTRAVMGPQFHEIRRTVADEGLHTVCQEAGCPNIYECWEDREATFLIGGDECTRRCDFCQIETGRPQPLDRDEPARVAQTVATMGLRYATVTGVARDDLPDQGAWLYAQTVREIHTGVPGCGVEVLIPDFSGEPDLLAQVFDASPEVLAHNVETVPRLMKRIRPAFRYERSLAVLTLAREAGLVTKSNLILGLGETLEEVRSTMQDLRAAGCDLLTITQYLRPTPRHHPVVRWVEPAEFDDLAVVAEQIGFLGVMSGPLVRSSYRAGRLYRQAVAVRATT; encoded by the coding sequence ATGGCGACTCCCTCCCCCGACGGGCGCAAACTGCTGCGCCTGGAGGTGCGCAACGCCGAGGTGCCCATCGAGCGCAAACCGCCGTGGATCAAGACCCGTGCCGTGATGGGCCCGCAGTTCCACGAGATCCGGCGTACTGTCGCCGACGAGGGTCTGCACACCGTGTGCCAGGAGGCCGGCTGCCCGAACATCTACGAATGCTGGGAGGATCGCGAGGCCACGTTCCTCATCGGTGGGGACGAATGCACCCGGCGCTGCGACTTCTGCCAGATCGAGACCGGTCGGCCACAGCCGCTGGACCGCGATGAGCCGGCGCGTGTTGCGCAGACGGTGGCAACCATGGGCTTGCGGTACGCCACCGTCACCGGCGTCGCGCGCGACGACCTGCCCGACCAGGGGGCCTGGCTGTACGCACAGACTGTGCGGGAGATCCACACCGGGGTTCCCGGCTGCGGCGTCGAGGTGCTCATCCCCGACTTCTCCGGGGAACCCGACCTGCTGGCCCAGGTGTTTGACGCCTCCCCGGAGGTCCTGGCCCACAACGTCGAGACCGTCCCCCGGCTCATGAAGCGCATCCGCCCGGCCTTCCGCTACGAGCGGTCCCTGGCGGTCCTGACACTGGCGCGCGAGGCCGGGCTGGTGACGAAATCGAATCTCATCCTGGGTCTGGGCGAGACGCTCGAGGAGGTGCGCTCGACCATGCAGGACCTACGCGCTGCGGGCTGCGACCTGCTGACCATCACCCAGTACCTGCGCCCGACACCCCGCCATCACCCGGTCGTGCGGTGGGTCGAGCCGGCGGAGTTCGACGATCTGGCGGTGGTGGCGGAGCAGATCGGTTTCCTGGGCGTCATGAGCGGCCCCCTCGTGCGCTCCAGTTACCGCGCAGGGCGGCTGTACCGGCAGGCGGTCGCCGTCCGCGCCACCACGTAG
- the lipB gene encoding lipoyl(octanoyl) transferase LipB: protein MDTAGPQVRRLGMVEYLEAWELQREIHQAVVAGDMPGTLLLLEHEGVYTAGRRTQPEDLPLDGSRVIDVDRGGRITWHGPGQLVGYPIMRLPEPLDVVSYVRRLEELLITVCARYGVTGERVPGRSGVWVAHTPARKIAAIGVRVARGVTMHGFALNVDCDLAAYDRIVPCGISDAGVTSLQRETGHDVSIEEVAHHIAGLAPMLAGSRKP, encoded by the coding sequence ATCGACACCGCCGGACCCCAGGTCCGCCGGCTCGGCATGGTCGAGTACCTCGAGGCCTGGGAGTTGCAGCGGGAGATCCACCAGGCCGTCGTGGCCGGAGACATGCCGGGCACCCTGCTCCTGCTCGAGCACGAGGGCGTCTACACCGCCGGCCGCCGCACCCAGCCAGAAGATCTGCCGCTGGATGGCAGCCGGGTCATCGACGTGGACCGGGGTGGCCGGATCACCTGGCACGGCCCCGGCCAACTCGTGGGCTACCCGATCATGCGACTGCCCGAACCGCTCGATGTGGTCAGTTACGTGCGCCGGCTGGAGGAGTTACTCATCACCGTGTGCGCGAGGTACGGGGTGACCGGGGAAAGGGTGCCGGGTCGCAGCGGGGTGTGGGTCGCACACACCCCGGCCCGCAAGATCGCCGCCATCGGGGTCCGGGTGGCTCGCGGGGTGACGATGCACGGCTTCGCACTGAACGTCGATTGCGACCTGGCCGCCTACGACCGGATCGTTCCCTGCGGGATCTCCGACGCGGGGGTGACCTCGCTGCAGCGGGAGACAGGCCACGACGTGAGCATCGAGGAGGTCGCCCACCACATAGCCGGCCTCGCCCCCATGCTGGCCGGGAGCAGAAAGCCGTGA
- a CDS encoding TIGR01777 family protein: protein MHIGITGATGLIGSALAGHLRAEGHQVVTFVRRPPGAADEIRWQPGTDLDPDLLAGLNAIVHLAGAGIGDRRWTDAHKKQILDSRVDGTGTIARAMAKAEGGPSVLISGSAIGYYGDTGDRLTDESGPQGGGFLASVVERWEAATQPAIDAGVRVAFARTGLVVSSDGGAWQRLFPIFKAGIGGKLGSGRQYWSAISLNDEVRALTWMLSNDVRGPVNLVGPDPVTNAEVTRVMGAVLHRPAVVPVPGFALKVVLGEFAEDTLASQRIAPGVLRAHGFQWEQPDIRSMIEAALG from the coding sequence ATGCACATCGGCATAACGGGAGCAACGGGACTTATCGGATCAGCCCTGGCGGGGCACCTTCGGGCAGAGGGTCATCAGGTCGTCACCTTCGTCCGACGTCCCCCCGGGGCCGCCGACGAGATCCGCTGGCAGCCAGGCACTGACCTCGATCCGGACCTGCTCGCCGGGCTGAACGCGATCGTCCACCTCGCCGGCGCCGGTATCGGGGACAGGCGATGGACGGACGCGCACAAGAAGCAGATCCTCGACAGCCGGGTCGACGGTACTGGCACCATCGCTCGCGCCATGGCGAAGGCCGAAGGCGGACCGTCGGTTCTGATCAGCGGATCGGCCATCGGCTACTACGGCGACACCGGTGACCGGCTGACCGATGAGAGCGGCCCCCAGGGCGGCGGCTTCCTGGCGTCGGTGGTGGAGCGCTGGGAGGCCGCGACGCAGCCCGCGATCGATGCCGGCGTACGGGTCGCGTTCGCGCGCACCGGTCTGGTCGTGTCCTCCGACGGCGGCGCGTGGCAGCGACTGTTCCCCATCTTCAAGGCCGGCATCGGCGGGAAGCTCGGATCCGGCCGCCAGTACTGGTCGGCCATCTCCCTCAATGATGAGGTGCGCGCCCTTACGTGGATGCTCAGCAACGATGTTCGCGGGCCGGTGAACCTCGTGGGTCCGGATCCGGTCACCAACGCCGAAGTGACCCGCGTGATGGGAGCGGTGCTCCACCGGCCTGCGGTTGTGCCTGTCCCCGGGTTCGCGCTGAAGGTGGTGCTCGGGGAGTTCGCGGAGGACACCCTGGCCAGCCAAAGGATCGCCCCGGGAGTTCTGAGGGCGCACGGCTTCCAGTGGGAACAGCCCGACATCCGGTCGATGATCGAAGCGGCGCTCGGCTGA
- a CDS encoding GAP family protein, producing the protein MWELLTSVLPLGLAAAVTPTLFALQVLVVSGPHWQTRARSVVVGAGAVFLVVFALVLGGLSQLPGAGTGTKPRWEYVIELGCGLILMLAAIWMLRPHPEADARLEKKVEGYADHASPWMFAGLAAYMSVTDFSTLVILLPALHDVTNSAVPVAGKALVVALLYGCALLPVVGPPLAVRVAGDRGVQAMKRLYALVMGHQLQVMGAVAGAVGVILIFRGVSGLW; encoded by the coding sequence GTGTGGGAACTCCTGACTTCCGTACTGCCACTGGGCCTGGCTGCTGCCGTCACCCCCACCCTGTTCGCCCTGCAGGTTCTCGTGGTGTCAGGCCCGCACTGGCAGACCCGTGCGCGGTCGGTGGTGGTCGGCGCGGGCGCGGTCTTCCTCGTGGTCTTCGCCCTTGTGCTGGGCGGGTTGAGCCAGTTGCCGGGCGCCGGCACCGGGACGAAACCGCGCTGGGAATACGTGATCGAACTCGGCTGCGGGCTCATCCTGATGCTCGCCGCGATCTGGATGCTGCGCCCGCATCCGGAGGCTGACGCGCGACTGGAGAAAAAGGTCGAGGGTTATGCCGATCATGCGTCGCCGTGGATGTTCGCGGGACTCGCGGCCTACATGAGCGTCACGGACTTCTCGACCCTGGTCATCCTGCTGCCCGCTCTGCACGACGTCACGAATTCGGCGGTTCCGGTGGCGGGCAAGGCGCTGGTGGTGGCGCTGTTGTACGGCTGCGCGCTGCTACCGGTCGTCGGGCCGCCGTTGGCCGTGCGGGTGGCCGGCGACCGGGGCGTGCAGGCGATGAAGCGGCTGTACGCACTGGTCATGGGTCACCAGTTGCAGGTCATGGGGGCAGTGGCGGGCGCCGTCGGGGTGATCCTCATCTTCCGCGGGGTCAGCGGGCTCTGGTGA
- the sucB gene encoding 2-oxoglutarate dehydrogenase, E2 component, dihydrolipoamide succinyltransferase yields MATSVTMPQLGESVTEGTVTRWLKQVGDTVSADEPLLEVSTDKVDTEIPSPVSGVLTEIRAQEDEVIEVGAELAVIADSSEAAAAPAPAEQPPAAAAPVPEPEPEPEPEPEPAPAAAAPAAQPAGEGTTVALPALGESVTEGTVTRWLKQVGDAVAVDEPLLEVSTDKVDTEIPAPIAGVLTEIRVSEDETVEVGAVLAVIGAPGAAPAAALAAPAPAQPAPAPVAPAPPAAAPVPTAPAAAPAATAPGQDTVYVTPIVRKLANEKGVDLATVKGTGVGGRIRKQDVLAAAEAKTAPPAAAPAPAPKPPTAPAPARTEMAHLRGRTEPMSRLRKVIATRMVESLAMSAQLTTVLEVDVTRIAQLRQAVKDDFFARQGVKLTYMPFFARATCEALRQFPQLNASMDLEAGTVTYHDGEHLGVAVDTERGLLVPVIRHAGDLNIAGLARKIADLAERTRTNKVSPDELSGGTFTLTNTGSRGALFDTPIINQPQVGILGTGAVVKRPVVVTDDAGNEAIAVRSMVYLALTYDHRLVDGADAARFLSLMKVRLEAGDFEADL; encoded by the coding sequence ATGGCGACTTCGGTCACGATGCCCCAACTCGGCGAGTCCGTCACCGAGGGGACCGTCACCCGCTGGCTCAAGCAGGTCGGCGACACCGTCAGTGCCGACGAACCGTTGCTGGAGGTCAGCACGGACAAGGTCGACACGGAGATCCCCTCCCCCGTCTCCGGGGTGCTCACCGAGATCCGGGCACAGGAGGACGAAGTGATCGAGGTGGGCGCGGAGCTCGCCGTCATAGCCGACTCCTCCGAGGCGGCTGCCGCCCCGGCCCCAGCCGAACAGCCCCCCGCTGCCGCGGCGCCGGTTCCCGAGCCCGAACCCGAACCCGAGCCCGAGCCCGAACCCGCTCCGGCAGCTGCTGCCCCTGCAGCCCAGCCGGCCGGCGAGGGAACCACGGTGGCTCTGCCGGCTCTCGGCGAGAGCGTCACCGAGGGCACGGTCACCCGCTGGCTCAAGCAGGTCGGCGACGCCGTCGCCGTCGATGAGCCACTGCTCGAGGTCAGCACGGACAAGGTGGATACCGAGATCCCCGCCCCGATCGCCGGCGTGCTCACCGAGATCCGGGTGAGCGAGGACGAGACCGTGGAGGTAGGTGCGGTCCTCGCCGTCATCGGCGCACCGGGCGCCGCCCCGGCTGCGGCTCTGGCCGCTCCCGCTCCCGCCCAGCCCGCTCCCGCCCCGGTGGCTCCGGCACCTCCGGCAGCGGCTCCAGTCCCCACGGCTCCGGCGGCGGCTCCGGCCGCGACGGCCCCGGGTCAGGACACCGTCTACGTGACCCCCATCGTGCGCAAGCTCGCCAACGAGAAGGGCGTGGATCTGGCCACGGTGAAGGGCACCGGTGTCGGTGGCAGGATCCGCAAGCAGGACGTTCTGGCTGCCGCCGAGGCCAAGACGGCGCCACCGGCCGCAGCGCCCGCCCCCGCTCCGAAACCGCCCACGGCCCCTGCCCCAGCACGGACCGAGATGGCGCACCTGCGCGGCCGCACCGAGCCGATGAGCCGCCTGCGCAAGGTGATCGCCACCCGCATGGTCGAGTCCCTGGCCATGTCAGCCCAGTTGACCACCGTCCTGGAGGTCGATGTCACCCGCATCGCGCAACTTCGGCAGGCAGTGAAGGACGACTTCTTCGCCCGACAAGGCGTGAAGTTGACCTACATGCCGTTCTTCGCGAGAGCCACCTGCGAGGCGCTCCGGCAGTTCCCGCAGCTGAACGCGAGCATGGATCTGGAGGCCGGCACTGTCACCTACCACGACGGCGAGCACCTCGGCGTCGCAGTAGACACCGAGCGCGGACTGCTGGTCCCCGTGATCCGTCACGCCGGGGATCTCAACATCGCGGGTCTGGCCCGCAAGATCGCCGACCTCGCCGAGCGCACACGCACGAACAAGGTCAGCCCCGACGAGTTGTCCGGGGGTACGTTCACGCTGACGAACACCGGCAGTCGCGGCGCGTTGTTCGACACCCCGATCATCAATCAGCCGCAGGTGGGCATCCTGGGCACCGGTGCGGTTGTCAAGCGCCCGGTCGTGGTGACGGACGACGCGGGCAACGAGGCCATCGCCGTGCGATCCATGGTGTACCTGGCCCTGACCTACGATCACCGCCTGGTGGACGGCGCCGACGCTGCCCGCTTCCTGTCGCTGATGAAGGTCCGGCTGGAGGCAGGCGACTTCGAGGCGGACCTGTAA
- the lpdA gene encoding dihydrolipoyl dehydrogenase, with translation MRRDVAEDLFDIVILGGGSGGYACALRASQLGKKVALIEEDKLGGTCLHRGCIPTKALLHAAEVADSTRESAAFGVQATLQGIDMPKVNSYKDGVVNRLYKGLQGLVKGRDITYVTGTGKLVGRDAVEVAGQTYRGRAVVLGTGSYARSLPGLEIGGRIITSDQALQMDWVPKTAIVLGGGVIGVEFASVWTSFGTEVTIVEALPHLVPAEDEACSKALERAFRKRKIAFHTGVKFTSATQDDSSVTVALENGTSLTADVLLVAVGRGPRTSGVGYEENGVTLDRGFVPVDDHLQTNVPGVYAVGDIVPGLQLAHRGFAQGIYLAEHLAGRNPAPIDEAGIPRVTYCEPEVASVGYTQAQAAEKFGEIETYEYNLGGNGKSQILATQGFIKLVRQKDGPVVGIHMVGSRVGELIGEGQLIYNWEAYPEDVAALVHAHPTQNEAMGETHLALAGKPLHAHA, from the coding sequence GTGAGGAGAGATGTGGCCGAGGACCTGTTCGACATCGTGATCCTGGGCGGTGGCAGCGGTGGCTATGCCTGCGCGCTGCGGGCGTCGCAACTGGGCAAGAAGGTCGCCCTCATCGAGGAGGACAAGCTCGGTGGCACCTGCCTGCACCGGGGCTGCATCCCCACCAAGGCCCTCTTGCACGCCGCCGAGGTGGCGGACTCCACCCGCGAGAGTGCTGCCTTCGGGGTGCAGGCGACCCTGCAAGGTATCGACATGCCCAAGGTCAACTCGTACAAGGACGGTGTCGTCAACCGCTTGTACAAGGGCCTGCAAGGTTTGGTGAAGGGCCGGGACATCACCTACGTCACCGGCACCGGGAAACTGGTCGGCAGGGACGCGGTGGAGGTCGCCGGACAGACCTATCGCGGACGCGCGGTGGTCCTGGGGACCGGTTCTTACGCCCGTTCGCTGCCCGGCCTGGAAATCGGCGGTCGCATCATCACCAGCGACCAGGCTCTGCAGATGGACTGGGTTCCCAAGACCGCGATCGTGCTTGGCGGCGGCGTGATCGGCGTTGAGTTCGCCAGCGTCTGGACCTCCTTCGGCACCGAGGTCACCATCGTCGAGGCCCTACCCCATCTGGTGCCGGCTGAGGACGAGGCCTGCTCGAAGGCCCTGGAGCGGGCCTTCCGCAAGCGCAAGATCGCGTTCCACACGGGTGTGAAGTTCACGAGCGCGACCCAGGACGACTCGTCCGTCACGGTCGCGCTGGAGAACGGGACCAGCCTCACCGCCGACGTGCTGCTGGTCGCGGTGGGCCGCGGGCCCCGCACCTCCGGTGTCGGGTACGAGGAGAACGGGGTCACTCTCGACCGGGGTTTCGTGCCGGTGGACGACCACCTACAGACCAACGTGCCCGGCGTCTACGCGGTCGGCGACATCGTCCCTGGCCTGCAGCTGGCGCACCGTGGATTCGCCCAGGGCATCTACCTGGCCGAGCACTTGGCAGGGCGCAATCCTGCACCGATCGACGAGGCCGGCATCCCGCGCGTCACCTACTGCGAGCCCGAAGTCGCCTCCGTCGGTTACACGCAGGCCCAGGCGGCGGAGAAGTTCGGCGAGATCGAGACCTACGAGTACAACCTCGGGGGCAACGGCAAGAGCCAGATCCTGGCCACCCAGGGCTTCATCAAGCTCGTGCGCCAGAAGGACGGCCCGGTGGTCGGCATCCATATGGTCGGCAGCCGGGTCGGCGAACTCATCGGCGAGGGGCAGTTGATCTACAACTGGGAGGCGTACCCCGAGGATGTCGCAGCCCTCGTGCATGCCCACCCCACTCAGAACGAGGCCATGGGCGAGACACACCTCGCGCTGGCCGGCAAACCCCTGCACGCGCACGCCTGA
- a CDS encoding leucyl aminopeptidase — MTTLRISDGDVTSARAQVVVVGVTKDDALKIVSGSLPTAVRRTIARDLERIGCTAERGQTWRIPAPGPLVADSVIAVGVPGKPDAVAVREAAGAAVRAAGAVKSVVVALPTGSQSLLAAACEGALLGAHVPLKITGSPATDPVGAITVATTAPRAARSAVKRKSVADVKAAGLARDLVNEPPVRLTPAAFAATAKKQCKGLPVKVSVWEPERLLRESMGGIMGVGQGSANPPRLVHLEYAPKDAKRHLAFVGKGITFDSGGLSLKPPKSMETMKCDMAGAAAVLAATRTIAELGLPVRISAYLACAENMPSGTAQRPGDVITMRDGTTVEVLNTDAEGRLVMADALALAAEQHPDVLLDVATLTGAQMIALGTHVAAVMSNRDELAGRVQAAGEQVGERFWPMPLPEALRASLKSPVADMKNIGEQYGGMLVAGLFLEAFVPSEQPWAHLDIAGPAFNEATPHGYTPKGGTGFAARTLIQLARDAAR; from the coding sequence GTGACGACATTGCGCATCAGCGACGGCGATGTGACATCTGCCCGTGCCCAGGTGGTTGTGGTGGGGGTGACCAAGGACGACGCCCTCAAGATCGTCAGCGGCTCGCTGCCCACCGCCGTGCGCCGCACAATCGCGCGCGACCTCGAGCGGATCGGCTGCACCGCGGAGCGCGGTCAGACGTGGCGGATACCGGCCCCGGGGCCGCTGGTGGCGGACTCGGTGATCGCTGTCGGGGTGCCCGGGAAACCCGACGCCGTCGCCGTGCGAGAAGCGGCGGGGGCGGCGGTGCGTGCCGCCGGCGCTGTCAAGAGCGTGGTCGTCGCCCTGCCCACCGGATCGCAGTCGCTGCTCGCCGCGGCCTGTGAGGGGGCGCTGCTCGGCGCCCATGTCCCGCTGAAGATCACCGGGTCCCCCGCCACCGATCCCGTCGGCGCGATCACTGTCGCCACCACGGCCCCGCGTGCCGCGCGGTCTGCGGTGAAGCGCAAATCGGTGGCCGACGTGAAGGCGGCCGGACTCGCACGCGATCTGGTCAACGAACCGCCCGTGCGCTTGACCCCGGCTGCGTTCGCCGCCACCGCCAAGAAGCAGTGCAAGGGCCTGCCGGTCAAGGTGAGCGTGTGGGAACCCGAACGGCTGCTGCGGGAGTCCATGGGCGGCATCATGGGCGTCGGGCAGGGATCGGCCAATCCCCCGCGCCTGGTCCACCTGGAGTACGCGCCGAAAGACGCCAAACGCCACCTTGCGTTCGTGGGCAAGGGCATCACGTTCGACTCCGGCGGTCTGTCACTGAAGCCCCCGAAGTCGATGGAGACCATGAAGTGCGACATGGCCGGGGCCGCCGCAGTCCTCGCCGCCACCCGCACCATCGCCGAACTCGGCCTGCCCGTGCGGATCAGCGCGTACCTCGCCTGTGCGGAGAACATGCCCAGCGGCACCGCCCAGCGCCCCGGTGATGTCATCACCATGCGCGACGGCACCACGGTGGAGGTCTTGAACACCGACGCGGAGGGGCGCCTGGTGATGGCCGACGCACTCGCGTTGGCAGCCGAACAGCACCCGGACGTACTGCTCGACGTCGCCACGTTGACCGGTGCGCAGATGATCGCACTGGGCACCCATGTCGCCGCCGTGATGTCGAACCGCGACGAACTGGCCGGTCGTGTGCAGGCAGCCGGTGAACAGGTCGGCGAGCGGTTCTGGCCGATGCCCCTGCCCGAGGCGCTGCGCGCCAGCCTGAAGTCCCCGGTGGCCGACATGAAGAACATCGGCGAGCAGTACGGCGGCATGCTGGTCGCGGGGCTGTTCCTGGAGGCGTTCGTCCCCTCCGAGCAGCCCTGGGCCCACCTTGACATCGCCGGTCCGGCGTTCAACGAAGCGACCCCCCACGGGTACACGCCCAAGGGCGGCACCGGGTTCGCGGCCCGCACCCTGATCCAACTCGCCCGCGACGCGGCTCGGTAG
- the gcvT gene encoding glycine cleavage system aminomethyltransferase GcvT, translated as MSSHAPVLSPLHEVHVPAGAKFADFAGWSMPLEYTGVIAEHTAVRDALGVFDVSHLGTLTVRGPVQALNTVLTNDLDRLESGQAQDTLCLNEAGGVVDDLIAYRVGAAEFLLIPNAANCVEVAERVAAGGLEVADVTREIAIIAVQGPGSDDWVARSGIPELDYMSFGTAIVAGVACTVCRTGYTGERGVEILAPAGSAAVVWDEVVAAGATACGLGARDTLRTEMGYPLHGHELRPDVPARWSSVAWAVVTDKGEFVGRQPFVDTEPARKIVGLRVTGRGVPRADMAVMAGGKEVGVTTSGTFSPTLKTGIALARVAREVATGDSVDIMVRGRAVPADVVRLPFVPARVR; from the coding sequence ATGTCCAGCCACGCACCTGTCCTTTCCCCGCTGCACGAGGTCCATGTCCCTGCCGGCGCCAAGTTCGCGGACTTCGCGGGATGGTCGATGCCGTTGGAGTACACCGGTGTGATCGCCGAGCACACAGCGGTGCGCGACGCGCTGGGGGTCTTCGACGTGTCCCACCTGGGGACACTGACCGTGCGGGGCCCGGTCCAGGCACTCAACACCGTGCTCACCAACGACCTCGACCGTCTCGAGTCCGGGCAGGCGCAGGACACGTTGTGCCTGAACGAGGCCGGGGGCGTGGTCGACGACCTCATCGCCTACCGTGTCGGCGCCGCTGAGTTCCTGCTCATCCCCAATGCGGCCAATTGCGTCGAGGTGGCCGAGCGCGTGGCGGCCGGGGGCCTCGAGGTCGCTGACGTGACCCGTGAGATCGCGATCATCGCGGTGCAGGGCCCTGGATCGGACGACTGGGTCGCCCGGTCCGGAATCCCGGAACTGGACTACATGTCCTTCGGCACGGCAATCGTGGCCGGCGTGGCGTGCACCGTTTGCCGCACTGGTTACACCGGCGAACGGGGGGTCGAGATCCTGGCACCCGCTGGCTCGGCGGCAGTGGTGTGGGACGAGGTGGTCGCCGCGGGCGCCACGGCCTGCGGCCTCGGCGCACGCGACACGTTGCGGACTGAGATGGGCTATCCGTTACACGGCCACGAACTGCGACCCGATGTCCCCGCGCGGTGGTCCTCGGTGGCCTGGGCGGTGGTCACGGACAAAGGCGAATTCGTCGGTCGGCAGCCGTTCGTGGACACCGAGCCCGCCCGCAAGATCGTTGGGCTGCGGGTGACTGGTCGCGGCGTTCCGCGTGCCGACATGGCGGTGATGGCAGGCGGCAAGGAGGTCGGCGTGACGACCAGCGGCACCTTCTCGCCGACACTGAAGACCGGTATCGCCCTGGCCCGTGTCGCCCGCGAGGTCGCCACCGGGGACAGCGTGGACATCATGGTGCGGGGGCGCGCCGTCCCCGCCGATGTCGTCAGGTTGCCGTTCGTGCCGGCGCGGGTGCGCTGA
- a CDS encoding nicotinate-nucleotide--dimethylbenzimidazole phosphoribosyltransferase, whose translation MNPQVAWWREVGAGPTPQNPLLVVAVHDDPSAVSALSPDHGATWPRRETPTSRVAAHLDVPVFVAGAGDLPEGHDLLLLASAGRGMTTLAASVAVTHFAAEPQLVVGYGSGIDDQQWMDKVQDVRTRTDAQLPEPIAQLVQVLQEADVPVLLDGVVSAAAAAIAGQLPPVQAPVCGDEPVQRFFLDRCEAGVWGTSGIGPGEGLGALSGLATLRLALLAAS comes from the coding sequence GTGAACCCCCAAGTCGCCTGGTGGCGCGAAGTCGGTGCCGGCCCCACGCCGCAGAATCCCCTACTGGTCGTCGCGGTGCACGACGACCCTTCGGCGGTCTCGGCGCTGTCGCCCGACCACGGCGCCACCTGGCCGCGGCGCGAAACGCCCACGTCGAGGGTCGCCGCCCACCTCGACGTGCCTGTGTTCGTCGCCGGGGCCGGGGACCTTCCCGAGGGGCACGACCTGCTCCTGCTGGCCTCGGCCGGGCGCGGGATGACCACCCTGGCCGCCAGCGTCGCCGTCACCCACTTCGCCGCCGAACCCCAACTCGTGGTCGGGTACGGCAGCGGCATCGACGACCAGCAGTGGATGGACAAGGTCCAGGACGTTCGCACCCGCACCGACGCACAATTGCCCGAGCCCATCGCACAGTTGGTGCAGGTCCTTCAGGAGGCCGACGTCCCCGTCCTCCTCGACGGCGTGGTCAGCGCCGCCGCGGCCGCAATCGCCGGGCAACTACCACCGGTGCAAGCGCCTGTGTGCGGCGACGAACCGGTGCAGCGGTTCTTCCTCGACCGGTGCGAGGCCGGCGTGTGGGGCACGAGCGGAATCGGCCCGGGCGAGGGCCTCGGTGCGCTCAGCGGTCTGGCGACACTGCGCCTGGCCCTGCTGGCCGCGTCGTGA